One genomic segment of Arthrobacter sp. Marseille-P9274 includes these proteins:
- a CDS encoding metal ABC transporter solute-binding protein, Zn/Mn family translates to MRRPSLAATAAVAAAGLFLSGCASAEPGVNDGGGAGLVEVVTSTNVYGDLAKTIGGERVEVTSIIDRMSQDPHSYEATARDKLAISGADLLVENGGGYDAFMHQLADDTGKDHDFIITAAGLSKVEGAPEDGEHAEEPAAAGHEGHNHGEFNEHVWYDLATAGAVAGQIAERLAALDPEHAAEFTANADAFQKSVDGLQGQLDEVAAKVSGAAVAASDPVPLHLLDAAGLKNRTPADFIEAVEEGTDAPPTALRATMDLLEPGEVEFLAYNEQTESSQTQQLRKAAEQAGIPVVVFTETLPEGEDYLAWMTANIKSIEDNVRD, encoded by the coding sequence ATGCGCCGTCCGTCCCTCGCCGCCACTGCCGCCGTCGCCGCGGCCGGGTTGTTCCTGTCCGGTTGCGCTTCGGCGGAACCGGGGGTTAACGACGGCGGCGGCGCGGGATTGGTGGAGGTCGTCACCTCCACCAACGTGTACGGGGACCTGGCCAAGACGATCGGCGGCGAGCGGGTCGAAGTGACCTCCATCATCGACCGGATGTCGCAGGATCCGCACTCGTACGAGGCGACGGCGCGGGACAAGCTGGCGATTTCCGGGGCCGACCTGCTGGTGGAGAACGGCGGCGGCTATGACGCCTTCATGCACCAGCTGGCGGACGACACGGGCAAAGACCACGACTTCATCATCACGGCGGCCGGGCTGTCGAAGGTGGAAGGCGCTCCCGAGGACGGGGAACACGCCGAGGAGCCGGCCGCTGCCGGGCACGAGGGGCACAACCACGGCGAGTTCAACGAACACGTTTGGTACGACCTTGCGACTGCCGGCGCCGTCGCCGGGCAGATCGCGGAGCGGCTCGCGGCGCTGGACCCGGAGCACGCCGCCGAATTCACCGCCAACGCCGATGCCTTCCAGAAGAGCGTTGACGGGCTGCAGGGCCAGCTCGACGAGGTGGCCGCAAAGGTTTCCGGAGCGGCCGTTGCCGCCTCGGATCCGGTCCCGCTGCATCTGTTGGACGCGGCGGGCCTCAAGAACCGTACGCCGGCGGACTTCATCGAGGCCGTCGAGGAGGGCACGGACGCGCCGCCGACCGCGCTGCGCGCGACCATGGACCTGCTCGAGCCCGGCGAGGTCGAGTTCCTGGCCTACAACGAGCAAACCGAGTCGAGCCAGACGCAGCAGCTGCGGAAGGCGGCGGAGCAGGCCGGGATTCCCGTCGTCGTCTTCACGGAAACACTCCCGGAGGGCGAGGACTACCTGGCCTGGATGACGGCCAATATCAAGAGCATCGAAGACAATGTCCGAGACTGA
- a CDS encoding multifunctional oxoglutarate decarboxylase/oxoglutarate dehydrogenase thiamine pyrophosphate-binding subunit/dihydrolipoyllysine-residue succinyltransferase subunit encodes MPEHPKLRLPEEFGGNEWLVDEIYEQYLQDKNSVDKKWWSIFENAGAASPENGSAPQRKQAEPSTTTAELPVVKPASGTQPSAGSVAQDRGAAKHIPADAKPAPNTSKDKAEPAAAPKPAAAPKTAPIPAQLPKSAPSAVSEEDTVSVLRGPAKAIATNMDQSLSVPTATTVRAVPAKLLIDNRLVINSNLARARGGKVSFTHLIGYAVVKALGQFPSQNVHYDEVDGKPVAVQPAHVNFGIAIDMPKPDGSRLLVVPNIKKAETLNFSEFWHTYEDLVKRARNGKLTADDYAGTTASLTNPGGIGTVHSVPRLSKGQATIVGVGALEYPAEFRGASEKTIAAQGVGKIITLTSTYDHRVIQGAGSGEFLRLVESLLLGDQDFYDEIFEALRIPYEPVRWHPDNQVDVELQVNKIARIQQLIHAYRVRGHLMADTNPLEYVQRKHPDLDINTYGLTLWDLDREWVTGGFGGKSRLKLRDILGVLRDAYCRTTGVEYMHIQDPAEREWFQNELERPYAKPSREEQLRVLGKLNAAEAFETFLQTKFVGQKRFSLEGGESLIPLLDAVISDAADDGLDEVAIGMAHRGRLNVLTNIAGKTYAQVFREFEGTQDPRSVQGSGDVKYHLGTEGTFTSDNGNETKVYLAANPSHLEAVDPVLEGVVRAKQDRLDRGDGAFPVLPIMVHGDAAFAGQGVVAETLNLSQLRGYRTGGTVHVIVNNQVGFTTSPHASRSSVYSTDVAKMIQAPVFHVNGDDPEAVVRVAQLAYRFRERFHKDVIIDLVCYRRRGHNEGDDPSMTQPMMYNLIEAKRSTRKLYTEALVGRGDITQEEADQALRDYQERLERVFAETHAAQTSPIPVVTKDSSPISDLERPLSQQAEDTTNVPASTAVSGEVMARIGKAHLEIPEDFTIHPKLKALLEKREQMSREGGIDWGFGEIAAFGSLLLEGVPVRLAGQDSRRGTFVQRHAVLHDRATGAEWTPLTRLSPDQAKLWIYDSLLSEYAAMGFEYGYSVERPDALVLWEAQFGDFVNGAQTVIDEFISSAEQKWGQRSSLVLMLPHGYEGQGPDHSSARIERFLQMCAEDNMVVANPTTPASHFHLLRRQAYARPRKPLIIFTPKQLLRLKAAASKVEDFTEGSFRKVIPEVQDLNPAEVDRIVLVSGRLYYDLLAARQKSSDTKTALVRVEQLYPMPVEEIKAELEKYPNAEIVWAQDEPANQGPWPFMGLHLPQQLDRSMRLVSRPASAATSTGSAKRHAVEQDVLVKKVFERK; translated from the coding sequence GTGCCAGAGCATCCCAAGCTTCGTCTACCCGAGGAATTCGGTGGTAACGAATGGCTCGTCGACGAAATCTACGAGCAGTACCTCCAGGACAAGAATTCCGTGGACAAGAAATGGTGGAGCATCTTCGAAAATGCGGGCGCGGCTTCGCCGGAGAACGGCAGCGCCCCGCAGCGCAAGCAGGCCGAACCGAGCACGACGACCGCCGAGCTGCCCGTGGTGAAGCCTGCCAGCGGCACGCAGCCGTCCGCAGGTTCCGTGGCCCAGGACCGCGGCGCGGCCAAGCACATCCCGGCCGATGCGAAGCCGGCCCCGAACACCTCCAAGGACAAGGCCGAACCGGCTGCCGCCCCGAAGCCAGCCGCCGCCCCGAAGACCGCCCCCATCCCGGCGCAGCTTCCTAAATCCGCGCCCAGCGCCGTTTCCGAGGAAGACACGGTTTCCGTGCTGCGCGGACCGGCCAAGGCGATCGCCACCAACATGGACCAGAGCCTTTCCGTCCCGACGGCGACCACGGTCCGCGCCGTGCCGGCCAAGCTGCTGATCGACAACCGCCTGGTCATCAACTCCAACCTCGCCCGCGCCCGGGGCGGCAAGGTGTCCTTCACGCACCTGATCGGTTACGCCGTGGTCAAGGCGCTGGGGCAATTCCCCAGCCAGAACGTCCACTACGACGAGGTCGACGGCAAGCCCGTCGCCGTGCAGCCGGCCCACGTGAACTTCGGCATTGCGATCGACATGCCCAAGCCGGACGGCTCACGCCTGCTGGTCGTGCCGAACATCAAGAAGGCCGAGACGCTCAACTTCTCCGAGTTCTGGCACACCTACGAAGACCTGGTCAAGCGCGCCCGCAACGGCAAGCTGACCGCTGACGACTACGCCGGCACCACCGCGTCGCTGACCAACCCCGGCGGCATCGGCACCGTGCACTCCGTGCCGCGCCTCTCCAAGGGCCAGGCCACCATCGTGGGCGTCGGCGCCCTCGAGTACCCCGCCGAGTTCCGCGGCGCCAGCGAGAAGACGATCGCGGCCCAGGGCGTCGGCAAGATCATCACGCTGACCTCGACCTACGACCACCGCGTCATCCAGGGCGCAGGCTCGGGCGAGTTCCTGCGCCTGGTCGAGTCCCTGCTGCTCGGCGACCAGGACTTCTACGACGAGATCTTCGAGGCCCTGCGCATCCCCTACGAGCCGGTGCGCTGGCATCCCGACAACCAGGTGGACGTCGAGCTGCAGGTCAACAAGATCGCCCGGATCCAGCAGCTGATCCACGCCTACCGCGTGCGCGGCCACCTCATGGCGGATACCAACCCGCTGGAGTACGTCCAGCGCAAGCACCCGGACCTGGACATCAACACCTACGGCCTGACGCTGTGGGACCTGGACCGCGAATGGGTCACCGGAGGCTTCGGCGGCAAGAGCCGGCTGAAGCTGCGCGACATCCTCGGCGTCCTGCGCGATGCCTACTGCCGCACCACCGGTGTCGAGTACATGCACATCCAGGATCCGGCGGAACGCGAATGGTTCCAGAACGAACTGGAACGGCCCTACGCCAAGCCGAGCCGTGAAGAGCAGCTGCGCGTCCTGGGCAAGCTCAACGCCGCGGAAGCCTTCGAGACCTTCCTGCAGACCAAGTTCGTGGGCCAGAAGCGCTTCTCGCTCGAGGGCGGCGAGTCGCTCATCCCGCTGCTGGACGCCGTCATCTCCGACGCCGCCGACGACGGGCTCGACGAGGTAGCCATCGGCATGGCGCACCGCGGCCGCCTGAACGTGCTCACCAACATCGCGGGCAAGACCTACGCCCAAGTGTTCCGCGAGTTCGAGGGAACCCAGGATCCGCGCAGCGTCCAGGGCTCCGGCGACGTCAAGTACCACCTGGGCACCGAAGGCACCTTCACCTCGGACAACGGCAACGAGACCAAGGTCTACCTGGCCGCCAACCCGTCCCACCTGGAGGCGGTGGACCCCGTCCTCGAGGGCGTGGTCCGGGCCAAGCAGGACCGGCTGGACCGCGGCGACGGCGCGTTCCCCGTGCTGCCCATCATGGTGCACGGCGACGCTGCCTTCGCGGGCCAGGGTGTCGTGGCCGAGACGCTGAACCTCTCGCAGCTCCGCGGCTACCGCACCGGCGGCACCGTCCACGTCATCGTCAACAACCAGGTCGGCTTCACCACGTCGCCGCACGCCTCGCGGTCCTCCGTGTACTCCACGGACGTGGCGAAGATGATCCAGGCTCCGGTCTTCCACGTCAACGGGGATGATCCGGAGGCCGTGGTCCGCGTGGCCCAGCTGGCTTACCGCTTCCGCGAGCGGTTCCACAAGGATGTCATCATCGACCTGGTCTGCTACCGCCGCCGCGGGCACAACGAGGGCGACGACCCCTCGATGACCCAGCCGATGATGTACAACCTGATCGAGGCCAAGCGCTCCACGCGCAAGCTCTACACCGAAGCACTGGTGGGACGCGGCGACATCACGCAGGAGGAGGCCGACCAGGCCCTGCGCGACTACCAGGAACGGCTGGAGCGTGTCTTCGCAGAGACCCACGCGGCCCAGACCTCGCCGATTCCGGTGGTCACCAAGGACTCCTCCCCGATTTCGGATCTGGAGCGTCCGTTGTCGCAGCAGGCCGAGGACACCACGAACGTCCCGGCCAGCACCGCGGTCAGCGGCGAAGTCATGGCGCGCATCGGCAAGGCGCATTTGGAAATTCCGGAGGACTTCACCATCCACCCGAAGCTGAAGGCCTTGTTGGAGAAGCGCGAGCAGATGTCCCGCGAAGGCGGCATCGACTGGGGCTTCGGCGAAATCGCTGCCTTCGGCTCGCTGCTCCTGGAAGGCGTCCCTGTCCGCCTGGCCGGGCAGGACTCGCGCCGCGGTACCTTCGTGCAGCGCCACGCCGTCCTGCATGACCGCGCCACCGGCGCCGAATGGACTCCGCTGACCAGGCTGAGCCCGGACCAGGCCAAGCTCTGGATCTACGACTCGCTGCTGTCCGAATACGCGGCCATGGGCTTCGAATACGGCTACTCCGTCGAGCGCCCTGACGCCCTGGTGCTCTGGGAAGCGCAGTTCGGCGACTTCGTCAACGGCGCCCAGACCGTCATCGACGAGTTCATCTCCTCCGCCGAGCAGAAGTGGGGCCAGCGTTCCTCGCTGGTGCTGATGCTGCCGCACGGGTACGAAGGACAGGGCCCTGACCACTCCTCCGCACGCATCGAACGCTTCCTGCAGATGTGCGCCGAAGACAACATGGTCGTCGCCAACCCGACCACCCCGGCGTCGCACTTCCACCTGCTGCGCCGCCAGGCGTACGCTCGCCCGCGCAAGCCGCTGATCATCTTCACTCCCAAGCAGCTGCTGCGCCTGAAGGCGGCGGCGTCCAAGGTTGAGGACTTCACCGAGGGCTCGTTCCGCAAGGTCATCCCGGAGGTCCAGGACCTGAATCCGGCCGAGGTCGACCGCATCGTGCTGGTCTCCGGACGCCTCTACTACGATCTGCTCGCGGCGCGGCAGAAGAGCTCCGACACTAAGACCGCCCTGGTCCGTGTCGAGCAGCTCTACCCGATGCCGGTCGAGGAGATCAAGGCGGAGCTTGAAAAGTACCCGAACGCGGAAATCGTCTGGGCGCAGGATGAACCGGCCAACCAGGGACCGTGGCCGTTCATGGGGCTGCACCTGCCGCAGCAGCTGGACCGCAGCATGCGGCTGGTCTCGCGTCCGGCCTCGGCCGCCACGTCGACCGGCTCGGCCAAGCGCCACGCTGTTGAGCAGGACGTCCTCGTCAAGAAGGTCTTCGAGCGCAAGTAA
- a CDS encoding GuaB1 family IMP dehydrogenase-related protein, with protein sequence MQFINQPLTDLTYSDVFLIPSKSDVVSRLDVDLSSGDGTGSTIPIVVANMTAVTGRRMAETIARRGGLAVLPQDVPLEVLAEVTSWVKSRHTLFETPLKLQPGNTVIDAIHLMNKRAHRAVAIVSEQGLCQGVVRVEDCEGVDRFASLASVMREHPLTLQASMFEGDLQPALRKAFEMFDTAGTSFAPVVDDAGALQGALTRTGVLRSTIYQPALDGRGKLRVASAVGINGDVARKSAALLEAGVDVLVVDTAHGHQAKMLDALRAVRSLDPQLPVVAGNVVSAQGVRDLVEAGADIVKVGVGPGAMCTTRMMTAVGRPQFSAVQECSEAARELGAHVWADGGVRYPRDVALALAAGASQVMIGSWFAGTHESPGDLLTDNEGRLYKESFGMASARAVQNRTKHEEAFDRARKALFEEGISTSRMYLDPLRPGVEDLLDGITSGLRSSMTYAGAVTLPEFREKAVVGVQSAAGYEEGRPVQQSW encoded by the coding sequence ATGCAGTTCATCAATCAGCCGCTGACCGATCTGACGTATTCCGACGTTTTCCTCATTCCTTCCAAGTCCGACGTCGTGTCCCGGCTCGACGTCGATCTGTCTTCCGGGGACGGAACCGGCAGCACCATTCCGATCGTCGTGGCCAACATGACGGCGGTGACGGGCCGGCGCATGGCCGAGACCATAGCCCGCCGCGGCGGCCTTGCCGTGCTGCCGCAGGACGTGCCGCTTGAGGTGCTGGCGGAGGTGACCTCCTGGGTGAAGTCGCGCCACACCCTCTTCGAGACCCCGCTGAAGCTGCAGCCGGGCAACACCGTCATCGATGCCATCCACCTGATGAACAAGCGTGCCCACCGCGCCGTCGCCATTGTCAGCGAGCAGGGTCTCTGCCAGGGGGTCGTCCGCGTGGAGGACTGCGAGGGCGTGGACCGTTTCGCCTCGCTCGCGTCCGTGATGCGCGAGCATCCGCTGACGCTGCAGGCGTCGATGTTCGAGGGCGACCTGCAGCCGGCACTGCGCAAGGCCTTCGAGATGTTCGACACCGCCGGGACTTCCTTTGCTCCGGTGGTGGACGACGCCGGGGCGCTGCAGGGTGCGCTGACCCGCACCGGGGTGCTTCGTTCCACGATCTACCAGCCCGCGCTGGACGGGCGCGGAAAGCTGAGGGTGGCTTCCGCCGTCGGAATTAACGGTGACGTGGCCAGGAAGTCCGCGGCACTGCTGGAGGCCGGGGTGGATGTCCTGGTCGTCGATACGGCCCACGGCCACCAGGCCAAGATGCTCGACGCCCTCCGCGCGGTGCGCAGCCTGGATCCGCAGTTGCCGGTGGTCGCCGGAAACGTGGTCAGCGCCCAGGGGGTGCGCGACCTCGTGGAGGCGGGCGCGGACATCGTCAAGGTCGGGGTCGGTCCGGGCGCCATGTGCACGACGCGGATGATGACTGCCGTGGGCAGGCCGCAGTTCTCGGCCGTGCAGGAGTGTTCGGAGGCCGCCCGGGAGCTCGGCGCGCACGTGTGGGCCGACGGAGGCGTCCGCTATCCCCGCGACGTGGCCCTGGCGCTTGCGGCAGGTGCCAGCCAGGTCATGATTGGTTCGTGGTTCGCCGGTACCCACGAGAGCCCCGGGGATCTGCTCACTGATAACGAGGGTCGGCTCTACAAGGAAAGCTTCGGCATGGCCTCGGCGCGGGCGGTCCAGAACCGCACCAAGCACGAAGAGGCGTTCGACCGGGCGCGCAAGGCCCTGTTCGAGGAGGGTATCTCGACGTCGCGCATGTACCTGGATCCGCTCCGTCCGGGGGTCGAGGACCTGCTGGACGGCATCACGTCCGGCCTGCGCAGTTCCATGACCTATGCGGGCGCGGTGACCCTCCCGGAGTTCCGCGAGAAGGCCGTGGTCGGCGTGCAGTCCGCGGCGGGGTATGAGGAGGGGCGGCCGGTTCAGCAGAGCTGGTAG
- a CDS encoding metal ABC transporter permease: MDPNDIFPALFNFEDYGQLLPLVTNSLIAGAALGLVGGLIGIFVMLRDLAFAVHGIAELSFAGAAFALLVGANVIFGSLAGSVIAAVILGFMGKRARDRNSSIGVIMPFGLGLGILFLSLYEGRSANKFGLLTGQIVSVDTVQVNLMLICSAVVIAALLAIWRPLTFASADPELAVARGVPAGKLSVVFMVLLGLAVALSIQIVGALLVLALVITPAAAAMRVTASPRLVALLSVLFATGSVLGGILLALGGRIPISPYVTTISFLIYVACRIIGSRRTGYGRTGGPAARKAATAS; encoded by the coding sequence ATGGACCCGAACGACATCTTCCCGGCGCTCTTCAACTTCGAGGACTACGGGCAGCTGCTGCCGCTGGTGACGAACTCGCTCATCGCCGGGGCCGCGCTCGGCCTGGTCGGGGGACTGATCGGCATCTTCGTGATGCTGCGCGACCTCGCCTTCGCGGTCCACGGCATCGCCGAATTGTCCTTCGCCGGTGCCGCGTTCGCCCTGCTGGTGGGGGCCAACGTCATCTTCGGTTCGCTGGCCGGCTCGGTGATCGCCGCCGTCATCCTCGGGTTCATGGGCAAGCGCGCGCGGGACCGCAATTCCAGCATCGGGGTGATCATGCCGTTCGGGCTGGGGCTGGGCATCCTGTTCCTGTCCCTGTACGAGGGCCGCTCGGCGAACAAGTTCGGGCTGCTCACCGGCCAGATCGTCTCCGTGGACACGGTCCAGGTGAACCTGATGCTCATTTGCTCCGCCGTCGTCATTGCGGCGCTGCTGGCCATCTGGAGACCGCTGACCTTCGCCAGCGCGGACCCGGAGCTAGCGGTGGCCCGCGGAGTTCCCGCCGGCAAGCTGTCGGTGGTGTTCATGGTCCTGCTCGGGCTCGCCGTGGCGCTTTCCATCCAGATCGTCGGTGCGCTGCTGGTGCTCGCATTGGTGATCACCCCGGCCGCCGCGGCCATGCGGGTGACGGCGTCGCCGCGGCTGGTGGCCCTGCTCAGCGTGCTGTTCGCCACCGGCTCCGTGCTGGGCGGGATCCTGCTGGCGCTGGGCGGCAGGATTCCGATCAGCCCCTACGTAACCACGATTTCCTTCCTGATTTACGTGGCGTGCCGGATCATCGGCAGCCGGCGAACCGGCTACGGGCGGACCGGCGGACCGGCCGCGCGGAAGGCCGCTACCGCGTCCTAG
- a CDS encoding hemolysin family protein yields the protein MSTGMGIVWLVVLLIGNAFFVGAEFAVMSARRSQIEPLAEAGSKRAKTTLWAMENVSLMLACAQLGITVCSLLILNVAEPAIKELLLLPLEAWLGIPHEVSYGISFVIALLLVTFLHVTLGEMVPKNISVSVADKAALVLAPPLVFVSRIVKPVIATLNWSANHILRAMRIEPKDEVTSTFTLEEVQSIVQESTRHGLVEDEAGLISSSLEFSGQTAESAMVPLKDLVTIGVETTPAEFERVVGRTGFSRFAVADSEDNLTGYLHLKDVMTIPEERYESTIPLTKVRTLANLGVDEEIEDALAVMQRTGSHLARVIGPDGTTRGVLFLEDVLEELVGEIRDTTQNHGARRAGA from the coding sequence ATGAGCACGGGCATGGGCATTGTGTGGCTGGTGGTGCTGCTGATTGGCAACGCCTTCTTCGTCGGCGCCGAGTTCGCCGTTATGTCGGCCCGGCGCAGCCAGATCGAGCCGCTGGCCGAGGCCGGGTCAAAGCGCGCCAAGACCACGCTGTGGGCGATGGAGAACGTCTCCCTGATGTTGGCTTGCGCGCAGCTGGGCATCACGGTCTGCTCGCTGCTGATCCTGAATGTCGCCGAGCCTGCGATCAAGGAACTGCTGCTCCTGCCCCTGGAGGCCTGGCTCGGCATCCCGCACGAGGTCTCCTACGGGATCTCGTTCGTCATCGCACTGCTGCTGGTGACGTTCCTGCACGTGACCCTCGGGGAAATGGTGCCGAAAAACATCTCGGTGTCCGTGGCGGACAAGGCGGCCCTGGTGCTGGCTCCGCCGCTGGTGTTCGTCTCCCGGATCGTCAAGCCGGTGATTGCCACGCTGAACTGGAGCGCCAACCACATCCTGCGGGCCATGCGGATTGAGCCCAAGGACGAGGTGACCTCGACCTTCACGCTGGAGGAAGTCCAGTCCATCGTGCAGGAATCCACGCGGCATGGCCTGGTGGAGGACGAGGCGGGGCTGATTTCCAGCTCCCTGGAGTTCTCCGGGCAGACAGCGGAAAGCGCCATGGTTCCGCTGAAGGACCTGGTGACCATCGGCGTCGAGACCACCCCTGCGGAATTCGAGCGCGTGGTGGGGCGGACCGGGTTCTCCCGCTTCGCCGTCGCGGACTCCGAGGACAACCTCACGGGCTACCTGCACCTCAAGGACGTCATGACGATCCCCGAGGAACGCTACGAGTCCACCATTCCGCTGACGAAGGTGCGCACGCTTGCCAACCTCGGTGTGGACGAGGAAATCGAGGACGCCCTGGCCGTCATGCAGCGGACGGGCTCCCATCTGGCCCGCGTCATCGGGCCGGACGGGACGACGCGGGGCGTGCTGTTCCTCGAGGACGTGCTGGAGGAGCTGGTCGGCGAGATCCGCGACACCACGCAGAACCACGGAGCGCGCAGGGCCGGCGCCTGA
- a CDS encoding metal ABC transporter ATP-binding protein, with translation MSETESGRQQAATAAASAVEGAAAAVTAGAAAIELRGAGLSYGDRVLWENLDLCVAPGEFLAVLGPNGSGKTSLLRVLLGLQPLTTGTALIAGRRVRTGSRHIGYIPQQKAFRAGSPLRARDLVGLGLDGHRWGIRLRGRAFRQRVDELLEVVGASAYADVPVGMLSGGEQQRLRAAQALATDPRVLLCDEPLLSLDLHHQQAVSALIDGQRRRSDTAVVFVTHEINPIIDYVDRVLYLAGGQFRVGTPEEVMTTDVLSDMYGTRVRVIRNEGRLVVVGLPDATTHEHGQHEGDED, from the coding sequence ATGTCCGAGACTGAGAGCGGCCGGCAGCAGGCCGCTACGGCAGCCGCATCCGCCGTCGAAGGCGCAGCGGCGGCCGTAACCGCCGGCGCCGCGGCCATCGAGCTGCGCGGCGCCGGCCTTTCCTATGGTGACCGGGTCCTGTGGGAAAACCTCGACCTCTGCGTGGCCCCGGGGGAGTTCCTGGCCGTCCTGGGGCCCAATGGCTCGGGCAAGACCAGCCTCCTCCGCGTGCTGCTCGGCCTGCAGCCGCTGACCACGGGGACCGCCCTGATCGCCGGGCGCCGGGTCAGGACCGGCAGCCGCCACATCGGCTACATCCCGCAGCAGAAGGCTTTCCGGGCGGGCAGCCCGCTGCGGGCGCGCGATCTCGTGGGGCTGGGGCTGGACGGGCACCGTTGGGGGATCCGGCTCAGGGGCCGCGCCTTCCGCCAGCGGGTCGACGAACTGCTCGAAGTGGTCGGCGCGTCGGCATATGCGGACGTGCCGGTGGGCATGCTCTCCGGCGGCGAACAGCAGCGGCTCCGGGCGGCGCAGGCCCTGGCCACCGATCCGCGGGTGCTCCTTTGCGACGAGCCGCTGCTGTCGCTGGACCTGCACCACCAGCAGGCGGTGAGCGCGCTGATCGACGGGCAGCGCCGCCGCAGCGACACGGCGGTTGTCTTCGTCACGCACGAGATCAATCCGATCATCGATTATGTCGACCGCGTGCTCTACCTGGCCGGTGGCCAGTTCCGCGTTGGCACCCCGGAAGAGGTCATGACCACCGACGTCCTCTCCGACATGTACGGCACGCGGGTGCGCGTGATCCGGAACGAGGGCCGGCTGGTGGTCGTCGGCCTGCCGGACGCGACCACGCACGAGCACGGCCAGCACGAAGGCGACGAGGACTGA
- a CDS encoding hemolysin family protein, with translation MEWIQILAGLLLILGTGFFVAVEFALVALDQPAVQRAVDRGEKGAVPLMKCLKSLSTQLSSCQLGITLTTLLTGFLLEPAISSLLRAPLAALGLPDAAVRPLAAVIAMTVATLLSMLIGELVPKNASIALPMVIGKAVARPQLLFTAVFKPAIVLLNGFSNKVLHLFGLEAKEELSGARTPSELASLVRRSAEMGTLDAGTANFLSRTLVFSGRTAADVMTPRIRVEFIQADDSVEDLVAAARRTGFSRFPILGDSQDDVRGVAHIKKAIAVPRQKRQELDAATIMTEVLRVPETVHLDSLLSELRASHLQFAVVLDEYGGTAGVVTLEDLVEEIVGEVSDEHDRVKPGVLQSAQGDWYFPGLMRPDEVTEQIPLLSVPDEAGYETVGGYIMSELGRIAVVGDRVPVSGGELEVERMDGRRIDRVRFVPEAVGSPAMHIAPQRPAVPGNAVAEGGLR, from the coding sequence ATGGAATGGATCCAAATCCTTGCAGGGCTGCTGCTGATCCTCGGCACAGGCTTCTTCGTGGCCGTCGAATTCGCCCTGGTTGCGCTCGACCAGCCGGCGGTGCAACGCGCCGTCGACCGCGGCGAAAAGGGCGCTGTGCCGCTGATGAAGTGCCTGAAGTCCCTGTCGACCCAGCTCTCCAGCTGCCAGCTGGGCATCACCCTGACCACGCTGCTGACCGGTTTCCTGCTGGAGCCGGCCATCAGTTCCCTGCTGCGCGCGCCGCTGGCGGCCCTCGGACTGCCGGACGCGGCAGTCCGGCCGCTCGCCGCCGTGATCGCGATGACCGTCGCCACGTTGCTCTCCATGCTGATCGGCGAGCTGGTCCCCAAGAACGCCTCGATTGCCCTGCCGATGGTGATCGGCAAGGCCGTGGCGCGGCCGCAGTTGCTCTTCACCGCCGTTTTCAAGCCGGCGATCGTGCTGCTCAACGGCTTCTCCAACAAGGTCCTGCACCTCTTCGGGCTGGAGGCGAAAGAGGAACTGTCCGGCGCGCGCACGCCGTCGGAGCTGGCATCGCTGGTGCGCCGCTCCGCGGAGATGGGCACGCTTGATGCCGGGACCGCCAACTTCCTCTCCCGGACGCTGGTCTTTTCCGGCCGGACGGCGGCGGACGTGATGACTCCCCGAATCCGGGTGGAGTTCATCCAGGCGGACGACTCCGTCGAGGACCTGGTGGCCGCCGCGCGGCGCACCGGCTTCTCGCGGTTCCCGATCCTGGGCGACTCGCAGGATGACGTCCGCGGCGTGGCCCATATCAAGAAGGCCATCGCGGTGCCGCGGCAGAAGCGGCAGGAACTCGACGCCGCGACGATCATGACCGAGGTCCTGCGCGTGCCCGAGACGGTCCACCTGGACTCCCTGCTCTCCGAGCTGCGGGCCTCCCACCTGCAGTTCGCCGTGGTGCTGGACGAATACGGCGGTACCGCCGGCGTCGTCACGCTTGAAGACCTCGTGGAGGAGATCGTCGGTGAGGTCTCGGACGAACATGATCGGGTCAAGCCCGGCGTGCTGCAAAGCGCGCAGGGGGACTGGTACTTCCCAGGCCTGATGCGTCCGGACGAAGTCACGGAACAGATTCCGCTGCTCAGCGTCCCTGATGAGGCCGGCTACGAGACCGTGGGCGGCTACATCATGAGCGAGCTGGGCCGGATTGCCGTCGTCGGCGACCGCGTCCCGGTCTCCGGCGGAGAGCTGGAGGTCGAACGAATGGACGGGCGACGGATCGACCGCGTCCGCTTCGTGCCCGAGGCCGTCGGTTCGCCGGCGATGCACATCGCTCCGCAGCGTCCGGCCGTGCCGGGCAACGCCGTCGCCGAAGGGGGCCTGCGATGA